From a region of the Tiliqua scincoides isolate rTilSci1 chromosome 4, rTilSci1.hap2, whole genome shotgun sequence genome:
- the TSPAN1 gene encoding tetraspanin-1 codes for MSCFSFLKVMMVLFNLAIALGGATLLGIGIWVSVDNSSFVGIFGPLSSSVLQFVNVGYLLIAIGVVLFVLGFLGCCGAQKESKCLLIMFFSIVLIIFIVEVAAAVVALVYTSLAETILQTTVTPSLKKDYAKNPDITTVWNTTMIKLKCCGLMNYTDFDDSYYFQTYHEYPPTCCSNDTQATCTAGLASKSNVRGCFSQLLSEIRTHAGVVGGVAAGIAALEIAAMAVAMYLYCHLDEK; via the exons ATGAGTTGCTTCTCGTTCTTGAAGGTTATGATGGTCTTGTTTAACCTGGCCATAGCT CTTGGTGGAGCAACACTCCTGGGTATTGGGATCTGGGTCAGTGTAGACAACAGCTCCTTCGTCGGCATATTTGGCCCTCTGTCCTCCAGTGTCTTGCAGTTTGTGAATGTTGGCTACCTCCTCATTGCTATTGGAGTTGTCCTGTTTGTCCTGGGCTTCCTAGGATGCTGTGGAGCTCAGAAAGAGAGCAAGTGCCTTCTAATCATG TTTTTTTCCATAGTCCTGATCATCTTCATAGTCGAAGTGGCTGCTGCAGTGGTGGCTTTGGTCTATACCTCACTT GCAGAGACTATACTGCAAACTACAGTAACACCGTCCCTGAAAAAGGACTATGCAAAGAATCCTGACATTACCACAGTCTGGAACACCACAATGATTAAA CTGAAATGCTGTGGCTTAATGAATTACACAGACTTTGATGATTCATACTACTTCCAAACATACCATGAGTACCCACCAACCTGCTGCAGCAATGACACACAAGCAACCTGTACTGCTGGGCTTGCCAGTAAGAGCAACGTGAGG GGCTGCTTCTCACAGTTGCTGTCTGAAATAAGAACACATGCTGGTGTGGTAGGCGGAGTGGCAGCTGGCATTGCTGCACTGGAG attgCAGCAATGGCTGTAGCAATGTACCTCTACTGCCACCTAGATGAGAAGTGA